One segment of Cottoperca gobio chromosome 24, fCotGob3.1, whole genome shotgun sequence DNA contains the following:
- the LOC115028754 gene encoding cAMP-specific 3',5'-cyclic phosphodiesterase 7B-like isoform X2: MSCLMVERCGAVAFKRSEQNAIQVCMLADGTLNTGHAGVLLVERRGSYPLIDLRILKTSAQQGEVEAGTRRKVKRLLSFQRYCHASRLLRGLVPHTSGSLHLLDDDYLGQAAHMLSKVGTWNFDIFLFDRLTNGNSLVTLMCHLFNVYDLVHHFQLDMVKLHRFLGMVQEDYHSQNPYHNAVHAADVTQAMYCYLKEPKLAEQLSPLDVFLGLMAAAAHDVDHPGVNQPFLIKTRHHLASLYQNTSVLESHHWRSTVGMLRESGLLSHLPADMSQDMEQQLGALILATDISRQNEFLSTFREHLDNQDLDLQLSSHRHFTLQIALKCADVCNPCRVWELSRQWSDRVCEEFYSQGDLERKFGMEISPLCNQETDSVPAIQIGFISYIVKPLFDEWHRFTEHSPLSQTMMGHLNKNQAHWSRLRYAHTHSDTQTHTHAVEPESEGGGGGGGGGGGEGEGEGIP, encoded by the exons ctgaTGGCACACTGAACACTGGGCATGCTGGTGTGCTGCTGGTCGAGAGACGAGGATCCTACCCGCTGATTGACCTGAGAATCCTCAAAA CCAGTGCCCAGCAGGGGGAGGTAGAGGCCGGCACCAGGAGAAAGGTGAAGCGTCTGCTGAGCTTTCAGAGATACTGCCACGCCTCCAGGCTGCTCAGGGGGTTGGTGCCCCACACCTCCGGGTCACTACACCTACTGGACGATGACTACCTGGGACAAGCTGca CACATGCTCTCAAAAGTCGGCACATGgaactttgacattttcctcTTCGATCGTCTTACAAATG GTAACAGCCTGGTGACTCTGATGTGCCATCTCTTCAATGTCTACGATCTCGTTCACCACTTCCAGCTGGACATGGTCAAACTGCACAGGTTTCTCG GCATGGTGCAAGAGGACTACCACTCCCAGAATCCCTATCACAATGCTGTTCATGCTGCTGATGTCACCCAAGCCATGTACTGCTACCTGAAGGAGCCCAAG CTGGCAGAGCAGCTGAGTCCCCTGGACGTATTTCTGGGTCTGATGGCAGCAGCCGCCCACGACGTGGACCATCCTGGAGTCAACCAGCCCTTCCTCATCAAGACCAGACACCACCTGGCTTCCCTCTACCAG AACACGTCTGTGCTGGAGAGTCACCACTGGAGATCCACCGTGGGCATGCTGCGAGAGTCAGGACTGCTGTCCCACCTGCCTGCTGACATGTC GCAGGACATGGAACAGCAGCTGGGCGCTCTCATCCTGGCTACTGACATCAGCAGGCAGAATGAGTTCCTGTCGACCTTCAGAGAACATCTAGACAACCAGGACCTGGACCTTCAGCTCTCTTCACACAGACACTTTACGCTGCAG ATCGCTCTGAAGTGCGCTGACGTCTGTAATCCATGTCGGGTTTGGGAGCTGAGCCGACAGTGGAGTGACAGGGTGTGTGAGGAATTCTACAGTCAGG GTGACCTGGAGAGAAAGTTTGGGATGGAGATTAGTCCTCTGTGTAACCAGGAGACTGACTCTGTGCCAGCCATTCAGATAG GGTTCATCTCCTACATTGTGAAGCCTCTGTTTGACGAGTGGCACCGCTTCACCGAGCACAGCCCGCTCAGCCAGACCATGATGGGTCACCTGAACAAGAACCAGGCCCACTGGAGCCGCCTAcgatacgcacacacacattcagatacacaaacacacacacacgccgtgGAGCCTGAatctgaaggaggaggaggaggaggaggaggaggaggaggagaaggagagggggaagGCATCCCTTAa